Part of the Mytilus edulis chromosome 9, xbMytEdul2.2, whole genome shotgun sequence genome, ATTTAGGCTTATTGTGGTTTATACATAATATTTGGCATATAAATTCACATACAcaatttggcatatcaaaattATCCGCTCTTTACTTGGCTGCTGGTGTACCAGGACAACGTTGCTGCCGTTCACTGCTGTTTACTTGGCCAAGCTTTCCTCCTGTTCCTACTTCCGGTGGCTCCGtgtttaataattatttatttattttgttttattttatttttatttttatacaaaattatttctataatattttattatatttaattttatattcttttattattttttttattattttattatttacttaatcttaaatattttacttttttcattcatttatttatctaaaattttgctttttaaattttttgcttttattaaattttcttatcattataaattatttaaattaccacatggtaaaaatataaattatttaatgcccaaaaaggcgcaagccagggccgaccgtgcaagggctgtatagccagtcaaggtcgttaaaaacttccatttgttgttaagcgtgcgagggctgtatagccagtcaaggtcgttaaacacttccatttgtttgttAAATTGCTTAATCATTTAGAGAGCCACAGTCTATTAAAGAGATTTTTTACGGTAAGTGCTTTTATGAAAGCCTTGAAAAGATACACAACACTGCTTGTCGACAGTAGTTACTCTGCAGTATAGCTTTACATATAGAAAGCTTGATGGTCTTGCACAGACCTTACCACTAATTGTAAGATGACATTGTTATATAAAGAACAAAATGTCTATCTTCAGTCTTGCTGGTCTTTCACAGACCTATCATATTTTGTCACTTTTATGTGAGTTTTaacttatttacatttgaatacttttatctatataatattgTTGTTATTTGCTAATTTGTAATTTATCAtaataaactatgaaaacttGCTAGTGTTAAGTTCTACAATGCCACTTATGAAGGATCAGAGACTCAGGATTCCGATACCTACTCTTTACACGGTCTGGGGTAAAATATGTAAAGTTCACACAGAAAATACGCAACGTCAAAACCCCTCCGGTTACAAAACATTCAATCATTACTATCTATAATAAAGACTTTAACAGCTGTCTCTGTTAAGGATGTTAGCTTCCACTATAAAATTACCTCTGCTTCTGAATATTATCATCCAAATAATATGATCGACATTATCTTTATCTTAAAACTCATCTAGTCATGCAGTTAAAACGACGGTTTAAGATATGGTATAAACTCTGAATAATTTCAGTAATGCCACAGGATTTCTTTACTTAATCCAATTAATCTTAATAAAAAGTTGTAACTGGCTTCTAAAAAGATGAAAGGACTGAAAGGTAAAATCGACTACTAGCGCACCTCAGTAGCCCTTGGATTAACCCCAGTCTCGCCCCATATGTATATCATCTGTGAAAAATAGTCTTCTACACGGCTTTATATGACGCAaggacgtatatatatatatagttgatatacgtattcaacattttaaagaacattttactattaacaataaccacaaaaaaacctatttctcgtatcaaacataaactaaaagaactagccaagaaatttgtttttgtcccggccgataaagctgctaataatattataattgtttgacgtaaattttacattgaggttctgaaaaaagaaatcaccaattcaccaacattccaactgactccattttcagaaaacgacatctgtaacaaaaaagaaatcaccaattcaccaacattccaactgactccattttcagaaaacgacatctgtaacaaacataaacttttagctaccgctttacagaacatatttatttccaattaagggcccacaaggggcatacagagcatacatgaataaggcaaaagaatattgatttgcatagatacatagatacaaacaattttttacatacagttacaatacaattactaaTATTCTGCCTCAGTGCATACTAGTATAACCATAAGCCACAGTAATGTATATCATTTATTTCGAAAACCATGAAATAACAAGTTCTACATATGTGTGCTGTGATGTTGGTAAAAagctacaaaaaacaaaaacaaaaccttaGCTAACTCATCATACTCATGACTACAAAAATCATAAAACTAACAGTTCAAATCTATGTATCAAAATGAATTTTCAATCAAATCATTCAAAAATTATAGCACCAAATGGCTTTCCATACTTTTATAAAAACAGTGACAAAATAAACAATCATCATATTTCACTTTTGGCTGATATACACATATACAAAATTTATCTTGATGTGGAAACATATTAACTTTCATCATACAATCATTAAAAACTATGAATTATAAACTTATATTGTGAGTTGGCGTAGTTTACGATACTTTTAAATGCCTGTGACCACGTTCATGCTTTCAATTTAGGAAACAAAAAAGTAAGGGGGACAGTAACGAACTTCAAAGTACAAAAATCTAGCAATAAAAAATAGTCCGGGAAAACTTATGAAAAATCGATAGAATTTctgttaaacaataaaaaatcaacaCTGGTAACAGTACACTCCCCGTCTATTATCATTCCCATGATAAtattttacaacaaatttatGCAAATATACCAAATGTAAAAATAAGTCACAATTTTGACTATTACGAAAAATCAATGCTATCGAAGAACATTCCTTCAGCAtaaaaaacacactaaaaatacaaacaacagttcACTTAAAccttttataaattgttcaatATTGTCAATATTCACAATCAGTCTACCAATAAAACCATCTCACTAATCGGTCTAGTATATGTAACAGCTTTTCCTTCCTTGTAAATGCGGAGGCGAGCCTTGCGTATTTTTCCATCATCGCTTTTGAAAACTTCCTCCACAATGCCTAGTGGCCACTCTCCTCGGTAAATAGATTTGTCTCTCATAAGAATTACATCACCAACTTTGATATCGTCTTTGTCAATGTGCCATTTACGTCTCTGTTGCAAACATTGTAAATAATCTGACCTCCAATGCTTCCAGAATATATCTGATAGAACTTGCACATGTTTCCATTGTGCACGATACATATCCTTGAGATTGTATGTGTCCGTTATCACAGGTAAGTAGTCTTGTTTTCCAGTTAAGAGCATTGATGGACTTAGAATCAAAGGCATTTCCGGATCTGATGATATCTGTGCAATGGGTCTTGCGTTAATAATAGCGGTCACTTCAGCTAAGAATGTTGTTAAACTTTCATGAGTCAAACTTTTACTACTAGAAGTTAAGATAACAGCGTCTAATATTCTTCGTGTGACACCTATCATCCTTTCCCACACTCCTCCCATGTGGGAAGAGTGGGGAGGGTTAAATTTCCATACTGAACCAGATTCACATAGAAAGTTTTTAACTGTCAAATCTTCAACATTTATAGCTTCAATATTTGAATCATCTGTGGCACCTATGAAATTTGTCCCACGGTCAGATCGATACACTTTGGCTTGTCCGCGTAATGACTGGAACCTACGAAGTGAATTTATAAAACAGGAACTGCTTAATGATTCTATCACTTCTATATGGACTGCTCTCGTagtcatacatgtaaataaaatagCCCACCTTTTACTATTTGCTGAACCTCCACGTGTCTTACGAGTTAATACTTGCCAAGGTCCGAAGGTATCCAAACCTACAAATGTGAACGGAGGCCCTGGTGTTAGTCTATCAGAAGGCAAGTCCGCCATTTTTTGTTCCTGGAACTTTCCTCGAAGTTTCCTGCATATTACACACTTTTGTATAAATGAAGAAATTAATCGTTTAGCTCCAATTAGCCAGTATCCTGCACTCCTTAACGCACCTTCAGTTAAATGTCTACCCTGATGTTTCACTGAATTGTGATAGCGGTCTATAAGAAGCTTACTAATGTAACTATTTTTCGGAATGATAATTGGGTTAATTTCTCCTGTCGGAAGCCAAGACTTTGCCTTTTCCAAACGTCCTCCTACACGAATCAAACCTTGTGAATCCAAAAATGGCGAAAGAGAGATTAAAGATGattgttttgaaatgtttgtgCCTCTAGCCAAACATTCTATCTCTTGCGAATATACTTCCTTCTGACATTCCTTCAAGATAAATAATTCCGCTTTTTGGTAACTATCAACTGAcatgacattttgacaaaaatgCCAACCTTGGCACGACTTATCCTTTAAACTGAATGACTGAGCCACATGTTGCAAAAATGATATAGCTTTCACAAGCCGTCTCCAACTAGAGAATTTTTTAAAACGCCCCACTATTGGCGCAAGCGCATCTATTGACGTTTTCGATGCACTTATCTCTTTTCTAATCTCTTTATCATTATCTGGACTAACTAACGGATATAATATTTTGACATCACATTGAGCTTCTTCGTCAGAGTTCTTCATCCACTTCGGCCCAAGAAGCCATGGATTGTTTTCCATATCAACAGATATTGAGTAACGTGTACCGCAATCTGATGGGTTTAAATGTGTTGGGACAAACTGCCACTGATTTGATGACGATACACTCAGAATGCGTTCAATTCTGTTTGACACGTAGGTGTGAAAACGTCGGGTCTGATTAGTGATATATCCTAACACAATTTTGCTATCAGAATAATACTTGATAGAGTCCAACGGAACATCTAAATTTTCAGATATTATTTTTCCAATTTCGGTTGCCAAGACAGCCCCACATAACTCTAATCTTGGTATCGTGTTTCCGCTAAGAGGTGCTAGTTTCGATTTTCCCATAATAAATCCTACGGTACTGGTCCCATATGTGTCGATAGCTCTTAAATATGCCGAAGCCGCAACTGCCTTCTCTGAAGCGTctgaaaatacatgtacttctAAGTTGTCCATAACACTGATTGACATAGGTATATACATACGTGGTATACTAAGTTCTCGAAGTGACAAAACAGAGATCCTCCATTCATTCCATTTCTCTTGAAAACTTTGTGATAAACATTCATCCCAATCAGTACCCGGTGGGGATGCATCTCGCAACAAAATCTTTCCGCTAATTGTGAGTGGTGACAAGAATCCAATCGGATCAAAAATACTATTCAATGACGAAAGAATACCTCTACGGGTGCAGGGTTTATCATCTTGTAATGGGGTAAATATAAAGCTATCGGTGTTTAAGTCCCAAGCGAGGCCAAGGCTGTGTTGTACCGGAAAATAGTCTTCACACAAGTTTAAATTCTTGAGATCCTTTCCAATATCATCGGCAGGGAAAGCCTTCATTACGTCGCTACTATTTGATGTAATCTTGTGTAACCTAATGTTACCTTCTGTTTTTAGCGCCATCTGTGTTCTTGTTATAAGATCAATTACTTGTTCACTTTCAGGCAAGGAAATGAGCCCATCGTCTACGTAAAAATCCCTGTTAACGAAAGTCTTAACATCTGAGCCGAACGTTTCATTAGAGTTTTCAACTGTCTTACGTAATCCGTACGTTGCCACTGCAGGAGAAGCGCTATTGCCAAAAACATTGACACACATCCGATGTTCTATAAGCGGATTATCTGGGTTATTGTCCTTGTACCAAAAGAACCTCAAAAAGTTTCTATCTTCTTCTCTCACGTAGAATTGATAAAACATTTGTTCTATATCAGCAGTGGCCGCAAACTGGTCACTGCGAAAACGCAACAAAATACCAAGTAGGTTGTTAGTGAGATCTGGTCCTGACATCATAACGCTATTGAGAGATACTCCTTCGAAAGATGCTGAGGAATCAAATACGCCTCTTATCTGGTTAGGCTTGTTCTGGTGGTAAACGCCAAAAAGGGGGAGATACCAACACTCCTCATCTGTGATTATGGGAGCTACCTCCGCTGCTCCGCTAACTAATACTTTTTGcataaattctacaaaatgagtcttttttgtaaaattttgttggAAAGATTTATCGAGTATTTGAGCCCTTTTCCATGCTTGACTCCTATTGTTCGGCAATCGTTGTCTATTTGGTCTAAAAGGGAGGGGTGCAGTCCAGTGCCCATTTGAATCTTTCTTAAATTCAGAATCCATGAGATTAAGGAACAAGCGGTCTTGGACTGATGTGCCAATCTTGTCGTCATCTTTGGTTTTAATAAACAATGGGTCATTGTTACATCTTTGTGAATGAACATTATCTCTGATATGAGCCAATTCAGTGTTTTCCTTTACATACAAAGTGTTAATACAAGGTTCAAATATAGTTCCTCTACCATTGTTCATTACATTAGTCTTATTGACATTGACAAAATTTGGTTTGTGTACTTTGCCTAAGCAAACATCGCCTATAATTACCCAACCGAAAAAGAGCTCCTGGGCAAATGGCGTGCCCTTCGGTCCTGTCAACTGTCTAAACACGTGGTGCGCTTCTGGGACATCTCTTCCAATCAAAAGTTGAATGTCTATATTTGGATTCAAATCTAACATTTGATGAGCTATCTCCCGTAAATGGGGATAGGATTTAGCAATATCCGGAGTCGGAATTTCTGATTTTTCGTCTGGGATTGCACTGCACTCTATTACTGAATGTATTTCAAGTTCTCCATTACCAGACAATGACTCAACTATCAGACTTTCTGCACATCTACCATTCATGATAGTGCGTCCAGCACAAGACGACATAGTATACTGAATGGCCGATGTATTTATACCTAATTGATCGAACAGCTCAGTCTTAGCAAGAGTTCTGTTACTTTGGTCGTCCAGTATAGCGTACACATTAACGGCTTTATCTGGGAAGTTCTTCGGGTACACACGGACCTGAACGGTTTTTCCACATGATTTACCACTAAATCCACATAAAAACGTGCACTTGGATGATCATTAGCATTTTGCGTTGTATCAGATGATTTCTCTCCGCCGTCAGGACAACTAGATTTTGCAGTTACATGCATAGCGGTTATATGATAATTACTTCCACAATGATCGCATTTTACAGTTACAGTGCAATTTCGTGACATATGAGTTGTCGAATGGCAgcatttgaaacaaatattattgtcCTTCAGATACTTTCTGCGTTCTTCATAAGTCATTGCTTTAAAGGCTCGACAAgtattcaaatgatgattggcTTTATGAATAGGACAACGTACTGTCTCTTTCTCTTCCTTCTGTTTAATATTAACATCCGTTTTTCGGTTAAACACTGACGTTGCACCATGGTTAACTTTCCGTGTTTCATTTTTCCTAGAATACGACGTTTCAGTATTACTATAAATAAACGCGGGATCATTTTTGACAGCACTAACCTCTCTGATAAATTGCACCAAGTACGAAAAAGGTGGAAATGGTACGTTGTTCCTCAGTTTGTATTGCGATGCACGTGTTGTCCACTTCTCTTGTATATTATATGGTAATTTGTCCACAATTGGTAAAACACCAGAAGAAGAGTCGAAATATgacaataaatttgaaaatgtctCATTCTCTTTCGAAGATTCTATTTGTGTGAGAATATCTAATAGCTCATAAAGTCGACTATGATCCTTGTTTGTTAACTTTGGAAACTTCtgtagttttgttttaattgcaGCTTCTACCATCTCAGGTCTACCATAGCGTTCGTCAAGACGCTCCCATATACGACGAAGACCAGCATTTGGATTGTTCACATTTGACGCACGAATATTTTGCGAAAACTTTGAAGATTCACGGCCGAGCCATTTAACTAATAAGTCCATTTCTTCGAAAGCCGTAACTGAGAGTTCTTCAGTAATACTTTTAAAGGTAGCTTTCCATGAAGCATAAGTTTCGGGACAGTCATCGAAATTCTGAAATCTAGAAAGTAGTAAATCTTTCTTCAACAAAAACTTTGTCAAGTCAGACACTACAGactgatcatgatttggtggCAGTGGTGGTTGAGTTAATTCAAAATCAGCTGCATAAggatttaatgtttgtttttgccGAATTTCTGGTTTAATATCTTCAACTATCGATCGATCCAAATCGTCGACTTGAAATTTTGGCAAATTCCTTGGCGTAGGAATTATGTTTAACTGGTTCCGAGGTGCCGGAATATGTGAACTAAATTTGTCTTGATTGTTCGGAATATCTTGCGGAACATTATTATTCTTGTCTTGAGATTTGAGTTGTTCCACttcattaaattgttcatttaCATACTTTTCTGTTAGTGTCATTTTCACTTTTTGTAAATACTCTTTGTCTTCTTGTAACGACAAGGATCTTCTATCGCTCTCGGCTTCTTCTAAAACTTTGACCTCGACCTCTGCGACAGCGGCTTCTGTCTGTTGTTTAAGCAGTGCTAAATCTGCATCAACTTCAGCTTTTTCACGGTCCTTCAAAGCTTTAGACTGTGTTTCTAATTCACTTAATCTTGCTTTTTGcttaattaattttgtttgttgttcCGCATATTGTAACTTTGTTCGTTGAACTTCAGCATTTACACGCTTCCTAGCCATAGCTGAACTCGAAATTGAGCCGCTTTTACCACTATTGTTTGAACGGACAGACTCTACAGGAACTACTGACATAGTTTCAGCTGCGGTTAATTTCAATGTCTTAATTTGTTGTAATGTATTGTCAATGATTTCATTGCACTTTTTAAACTCAGTCTTAAAGGTGGGTAATGCGTCATTACTGTCTTCATTATTCTTGCGTGTCAAAAACTCAATATATTGATTTGAGTTTTCACAGTATTTTTCACGAGACTTCAAAATGTTTTTCTCTAGTTTGCGTAGAGGTTTCAGCTCCTTCGAGCACTCTGATAATTCTTCGAGTAAATTTTCTATAGTTTCCCACGAACCGTCAATTTGCTTAAGGTATTTTATCTTATGTGAATGATAAAGTTCTTTACCTTTCTCTGTCATTTTATGTTCATGTGTTACTGTTGTTTCAGGCGGAAGTGGTTGTGATTGAGCCATTTCATAAAATTGTTTGTAGGAACTACTGCATGTTATTCTGTATCGAACTGTGTCTTTGCAATCTTTTTACTATTCTGCCTCAGTGCATACTAGTATAACCATAAGCCACAGTAATGTATATCATTTATTTCGAAAACCATGAAATAACAAGTTCTACATATGTGTGCTGTGATGTTGGTAAAAagctacaaaaaacaaaaacaaaaccttaGCTAACTCATCATACTCATGACTACAAAAATCATAAAACTAACAGTTCAAATCTATGTATCAAAATGAATTTTCAATCAAATCATTCAAAAATTATAGCACCAAATGGCTTTCCATACTTTTATAAAAACAGTGACAAAATAAACAATCATCATATTTCACTTTTGGCTGATATACACATATACAAAATTTATCTTGATGTGGAAACATATTAACTTTCATCATACAATCATTAAAAACTATGAATTATAAACTTACATTGTGAGTTGGCGTAGTTTACGATACTTTTAAATGCCTGTGACCACGTTCATGCTTTCAATTTAGGAAACAAAAAAGTAAGGGGGACAGTAACGAACTTCAAAGTACAAAAATCTAGCAATAAAAAATAGTCCGGGAAAACTTATGAAAAATCGATAGAATTTctgttaaacaataaaaaatcaacaCTGGTAACAGTACAactaactcatattcactttaataaatttaccaacagcattaaggacctgattgtcttcacagtttaataaataaataaattcatgctgattatcaagtatagaaaaattcggaattctttggcaaacaaagtcaaagagagcatctctatccgatttaaaattttcacagttagttaaaaaatggatttcatcttCAACGCAGCCAAGAggagcattttttgcaaattctttcatttcgtggaatatttgaaaaacgaccaacttcaatttgaagcttatgagcagaaatacgtaatttgcatatagatcttctaaaatcaaagttcttaattaaagaaagataattttcATAACCAAAATTCTGCTTAAATTTCACATAATTAAACAGTTTTCCATCGGAAGCTTTATTTTGGCTAGCATACCAATTGCTAATATATTTAGTGTGAATTAATTTA contains:
- the LOC139489374 gene encoding uncharacterized protein, producing MSSCAGRTIMNGRCAESLIVESLSGNGELEIHSVIECSAIPDEKSEIPTPDIAKSYPHLREIAHQMLDLNPNIDIQLLIGRDVPEAHHVFRQLTGPKGTPFAQELFFGWVIIGDVCLGKVHKPNFVNVNKTNVMNNGRGTIFEPCINTLYVKENTELAHIRDNVHSQRCNNDPLFIKTKDDDKIGTSVQDRLFLNLMDSEFKKDSNGHWTAPLPFRPNRQRLPNNRSQAWKRAQILDKSFQQNFTKKTHFVEFMQKVLVSGAAEVAPIITDEECWYLPLFGVYHQNKPNQIRGVFDSSASFEGVSLNSVMMSGPDLTNNLLGILLRFRSDQFAATADIEQMFYQFYVREEDRNFLRFFWYKDNNPDNPLIEHRMCVNVFGNSASPAVATYGLRKTVENSNETFGSDVKTFVNRDFYVDDGLISLPESEQVIDLITRTQMALKTEGNIRLHKITSNSSDVMKAFPADDIGKDLKNLNLCEDYFPVQHSLGLAWDLNTDSFIFTPLQDDKPCTRRGILSSLNSIFDPIGFLSPLTISGKILLRDASPPGTDWDECLSQSFQEKWNEWRISVLSLRELSIPRMYIPMSISVMDNLEVHVFSDASEKAVAASAYLRAIDTYGTSTVGFIMGKSKLAPLSGNTIPRLELCGAVLATEIGKIISENLDVPLDSIKYYSDSKIVLGYITNQTRRFHTYVSNRIERILSVSSSNQWQFVPTHLNPSDCGTRYSISVDMENNPWLLGPKWMKNSDEEAQCDVKILYPLVSPDNDKEIRKEISASKTSIDALAPIVGRFKKFSSWRRLVKAISFLQHVAQSFSLKDKSCQGWHFCQNVMSVDSYQKAELFILKECQKEVYSQEIECLARGTNISKQSSLISLSPFLDSQGLIRVGGRLEKAKSWLPTGEINPIIIPKNSYISKLLIDRYHNSVKHQGRHLTEGALRSAGYWLIGAKRLISSFIQKCVICRKLRGKFQEQKMADLPSDRLTPGPPFTFVGLDTFGPWQVLTRKTRGGSANSKRWAILFTCMTTRAVHIEVIESLSSSCFINSLRRFQSLRGQAKVYRSDRGTNFIGATDDSNIEAINVEDLTVKNFLCESGSVWKFNPPHSSHMGGVWERMIGVTRRILDAVILTSSSKSLTHESLTTFLAEVTAIINARPIAQISSDPEMPLILSPSMLLTGKQDYLPVITDTYNLKDMYRAQWKHVQVLSDIFWKHWRSDYLQCLQQRRKWHIDKDDIKVGDVILMRDKSIYRGEWPLGIVEEVFKSDDGKIRKARLRIYKEGKAVTYTRPISEMVLLVD
- the LOC139487442 gene encoding uncharacterized protein, whose product is MAQSQPLPPETTVTHEHKMTEKGKELYHSHKIKYLKQIDGSWETIENLLEELSECSKELKPLRKLEKNILKSREKYCENSNQYIEFLTRKNNEDSNDALPTFKTEFKKCNEIIDNTLQQIKTLKLTAAETMSVVPVESVRSNNSGKSGSISSSAMARKRVNAEVQRTKLQYAEQQTKLIKQKARLSELETQSKALKDREKAEVDADLALLKQQTEAAVAEVEVKVLEEAESDRRSLSLQEDKEYLQKVKMTLTEKYVNEQFNEVEQLKSQDKNNNVPQDIPNNQDKFSSHIPAPRNQLNIIPTPRNLPKFQVDDLDRSIVEDIKPEIRQKQTLNPYAADFELTQPPLPPNHDQSVVSDLTKFLLKKDLLLSRFQNFDDCPETYASWKATFKSITEELSVTAFEEMDLLVKWLGRESSKFSQNIRASNVNNPNAGLRRIWERLDERYGRPEMVEAAIKTKLQKFPKLTNKDHSRLYELLDILTQIESSKENETFSNLLSYFDSSSGVLPIVDKLPYNIQEKWTTRASQYKLRNNVPFPPFSYLVQFIREVSAVKNDPAFIYSNTETSYSRKNETRKVNHGATSVFNRKTDVNIKQKEEKETVRCPIHKANHHLNTCRAFKAMTYEERRKYLKDNNICFKCCHSTTHMSRNCTVTVKCDHCGSNYHITAMHVTAKSSCPDGGEKSSDTTQNANDHPSARFYVDLVVNHVEKPFRSVCTRRTSQIKPLMCTLYWTTKVTELLLRLSCSIN